DNA from Candidatus Poribacteria bacterium:
CTCCAATGCGGAAGTTCTGCCGTTCAAAGGTGTATTCGCGCGGGTCAAACCATACCGGTTTTTCGGTTACAGTTCCATCATCATTTTCAATTTCAAGCATTTTATCCGGAGGTCTGCCTTGGTCGACATCTATCCAGTCATACTGCCGTTCCCCTGTGAGACCTGCACGGTTGGTCCGTTTTCTATCACGCCATTCAGCGGTGAGATTGAGGAAACCGGATTCACCGACTTTCATGCCGTAGTTGGCGTTACCGTTCCATGTATCGCCATCGCCTTCGTATGTTTGCCCCCAATAGATGTCGGCATCGCCCGTGTCAACGTCATCTTTTAGCACAATGTTGATAACACCAGCGATAGCATCGGAGCCATACTGTGCCGCCGCGCCATCCCGAAGAACCTCGATACGCTCTATCGCCGCGGATGGAATCGCATTGAAGTCCGTTCCAGCGGTCCCACGTCCTACCGACGTGTTAACGTGCAGCAAGGCGCTTTTATGACGACGCTTACCGTTGACAAGCACAAGCGTCTGATCGGGTCCCAAGCCTCGCAGCGTTGCTGGACGCAGGGCATCTGTGCCATCGCTAATGCTTGAGCTGGAGAAGTTAAAGGACGGAACTAACATCTGAAGGACACGACCCGTCTCAGATTGACCCGTAAGACTGAGTTGTTCTCTGTTAACGACTTCTATCGGGACTGGAGCCTGTAAAGCTCGTCTACCGATACTCCGAGTTCCGACGACCACAACGGATTCTATCGTTTGAATGGGAGCAAGACTGACGCTTGCTTCGGTTTGTCCGGCAGTGGTATTAATGCGTTTACTCGAAAATCCGATTGCTGTTACAGTCACCGACTGTGCGCCTGTGACATCGCTAAACATGGTAGTTCCGGATTCATCAGTTGTTTGTTCTTGGTTTCCAATTTGTACTTTTGCTGCTGATACAGCATTCCCGTTCTGATCTTGAACGGCTATTTTGAGTGTATCAGCACTGATAGCCGTTGGTATCACTGATACGATGCCAAATAAAATGACGGCAACATACCAGAGATACCGTTTATTATCTGAAATTAACATTTAGTTTTCTCCTATTTTTTTCATCTTTCAATATCTGTTTTATACGTAAACCCTAACAGTTTAATTATGTGTTCTTTTTTCGTGAAATGCAAATTAAAGTCGAGAAAATCTGAAGTATGAGTTTTTTAACCACAAACTCTCCTTTTATGCTAAAATAGACGCGAACCGTAACAATTTTTGACATGGATGGGCAGAATTTCTGTGTAGTGCTTGATTTTACCAGCCCCTTTGATATGTATCGAAAACCCTGAAAAAACGGAGCGAAAATCTAATCGTTAAAAAAATGCACGGCTTGATGATGAACTATCCATTGACGCTTGCACAGATTTTGGAGCATGCGCACCGTGTACACGGCAGTAAGCGCGTTACCACACTTCTGCCCGATCAGACCTTCCATCGTTACAACTATTCTGAATTATACGAGCGCGTGAATCGGTTAGCGAACGCTATCGCCCAATTGGAAGTTATCCAACCAGGAGACAGGGTTGGGACCTACGCGTCCAATACCTATCAGCATCTGGAACTCTACTATGCGATTCCGTGCATCGGTGCTGTACTTCATCCGCTCAATGTTCGTCTCACTGCTGTTCAATTGGCACGGATTGTGAGCGAGGCAAAGGACAGAGTCATTTTTGTGGATGGCGCGTTTGCCGAGGAGTTTGAAGAGCTACGAGCGGAAATTGAATGTAATCGGGTGATCCACTTTAATTCGGACGCCAGGCATCCCGGTATTGCTTATGAACAGTTACTCTCTGAAGCCGAGCCAGTCTATTCATGGAATATCCGTGACGAAAACTGGGCGATGGGGCTTTGCTACACCAGTGGAACGCAAGGAGAACCGCGGGGAGTTCTCTATACCCATCGCTCCATGTTTCTCCACACACTTGCTGTAAATCAAGCCGATGTCTTCGGATTAACAGAGACAGATGTCGTTATGCCGCTCGTCCCGATGTTCCACGCGATGGCGTGGGGACTGCCCTATGCAGCTATGTTCGCTGGTGCGGATATAGTGCTTCCCAGTGCCAAGCCGGTGTGTCTCGCAGACCTCATTGCAGAGACAGGTGTCACCGTTGCTGCAGGAGTGCCAACAATCTGGGCAAAGGTTTATCCCGAATTATTGAAAAGGAAGCAGGACATCTCCACGTTGCGAAGATTGATAGTCGGCGGTGAGGCGATGCCACCTACACTCATTGAAGCTTATGAAAAGAATCTCGGTGTTGAAGTTTGCCATGCTTGGGGGATGACGGAGATGTCACCGACGGGGACGTTCTCGAAACTGCGCGGGGTGCATCAAAATTTGTCGGATGCTGAAAAGTGGCGAATTAAAGCGAAGCAAGGACGGCCCATACCGGGTGTTGAACTCCGCCTCGCAGCTGAAACATCTAACGGTTTCACGAAACTCCCCTGGAATGGTGAGGTCGTCGGGGAACTACAAGCGCGCAGTCCATGGACAGCAAGTCGCTATTACAATATTCAGCCTACAACGGAACATTTCACTGCCGACGGCTGGTTACGCACAGGAGACGTTGCCACTATTGACGTAGACGGTTATGTGCAGATTGTGGACCGCGCCAAAGCACTCATTCGAAGTGGTGGAGAGTCTATTTCAAGTATTGCCTTAGAAACTTCACTCCTAAAACACCCGTCTGTTCTTGAAGCAGCAGTTATCGGTGTACCGGATGAGAAGTGGGGCGAACGTCCATTCGCTATTATCGTCCTCACACAATGGGCGGATGAAAACATCTCAGAGGACCTTACCCAACACCTCTCTGTTGAATTCCCTAAGTTTTGGATTCCTGATCGGTTTGTCGTTGTTGATGAAATCCCGAAAACGAGCGTCGGAAAGTCCGATAAACGCGCGATTTTAGAAATGTTTGTATCCACTGGTAACAGGGGAGCGCAGGTTCCTGGTATCGCAAAACCTGTAGCCCGTAACGAAGTGGAGGGCGACTCTTGAGCGAAAAACCCAAAAGCATAAGTCCGGTCGTTTCTCCGCAAGGAAAAATTAAAAAATGAGAATGAAAGCCGCTATCTACACAGGTATTGAAGAAATTGAAATTCGTGAGGTCGAACGGAACGAACCGCCTCCGGGCTTTGTCCTCGTTGATACAAAACAGACCGGTATCTGCGGGAG
Protein-coding regions in this window:
- a CDS encoding long-chain fatty acid--CoA ligase, producing MHGLMMNYPLTLAQILEHAHRVHGSKRVTTLLPDQTFHRYNYSELYERVNRLANAIAQLEVIQPGDRVGTYASNTYQHLELYYAIPCIGAVLHPLNVRLTAVQLARIVSEAKDRVIFVDGAFAEEFEELRAEIECNRVIHFNSDARHPGIAYEQLLSEAEPVYSWNIRDENWAMGLCYTSGTQGEPRGVLYTHRSMFLHTLAVNQADVFGLTETDVVMPLVPMFHAMAWGLPYAAMFAGADIVLPSAKPVCLADLIAETGVTVAAGVPTIWAKVYPELLKRKQDISTLRRLIVGGEAMPPTLIEAYEKNLGVEVCHAWGMTEMSPTGTFSKLRGVHQNLSDAEKWRIKAKQGRPIPGVELRLAAETSNGFTKLPWNGEVVGELQARSPWTASRYYNIQPTTEHFTADGWLRTGDVATIDVDGYVQIVDRAKALIRSGGESISSIALETSLLKHPSVLEAAVIGVPDEKWGERPFAIIVLTQWADENISEDLTQHLSVEFPKFWIPDRFVVVDEIPKTSVGKSDKRAILEMFVSTGNRGAQVPGIAKPVARNEVEGDS